Genomic segment of Citrus sinensis cultivar Valencia sweet orange chromosome 7, DVS_A1.0, whole genome shotgun sequence:
ttatacaATACTTTACAATTCATaagatttttgcttttttatatTCACAAATCAGTTTGAttcaataagaatttttttttaaaaaaattatttgatttaacaaaaaaaacttgttAATTAGACCtaggtttaatttttttatatttttctatttaaaaaattaaaaatgagtgAGTATGGGCAGAAACATCATTTTGTGGGGTAGAAATGTCATTTAATTTACTAttctcattaaaattaatggcaAAAGTTAATAGAATGTCACTCGCtcgaatatttttaaaaaatgtgtcatcttcttaaaatttgttaaaacaTATGTCACCTagagattattattgttgttgttgttgttgttgttgtacCCAAAGAATCAATTTCCCTCACaacaatcttttctttttatatacattataatatttatgtttttatataataactaaatcaaatatgtagggtttatcatttttctttgaacaaaaaaaatagaaaggtcacctaatttattcttaaaattaaaataatcaataaacaTTGCTTAATCTTAAGTTTATGGAAATTATtccaataataattctttgaGATATTCTTAccaaacatatttttgtttttctcatttttgagattatttttgaaaatgatactgaacacatttttaaattttaaaaataaatttaaaaatcacattttcatttttatttgtgaaaacaacaattagaaaataatattgggTTCTTATTTATCATGTTTCAACATAAAAACACACTGTAAATTGTTTAATATGGGTTTCTagagaattttttatgttactaTAACTCAAATTCAATGCTTCCAAGCTTTTGAATTTAGCTAGTCTTGCATCAAGAATTAATGaacataagaaaaataaatttcattcagaattataaatattgaaataaagataaatatcattgttgatttttttataaaaaagatttaGAATTAAGCGAGAGTGAAAGAAATGGGCGGGTTATGTCGGAAATTGGTGATAGAGTATGTCAAGTACTAAATTTTGTATAGACAGCAATgcttctaatttaaatttgatctagtttaaagcaattaaaaaatggaaatataTTATCATCTTGATTAACatctaaaacaatttttgtCATTGGAGGAAGTGAATTGTTATATACCTTGAATTGTTGTTATCCCACAATAACCAAGATCCAATGTTTTCAAGTTTGGCAAATCTGCGAATCCTACATGCGccgataaaaaatgaaaatattacatttaaagGCATTGTATGTGATCCGCGCATTTGATGAACATTAATTCTAcatttaatttgcttcttaTCTCAAATTCAGTGGCCTACCTAGTGTTGTCAGATTTTGATTATCGCTTAAATACAACACTTGCAGGtttgtcaaatttgctaatcctgctaaaaaaaaacataaattttgtcaaTAACAGTTATGTCACTCTCGtctaaattgtttaattaaaataatatggtaaatattgaatgaatattaactgttcaaattgtttattttttttgtttctattgatattttaatatataccGTCACTTTTAGCATTACCAAGATTTGGAGTGTTTGAAtcataatttgtaaattagttTGCACTTTGagtaaacttgaaaatgtgaaaaaagcaattaaaaaaatggaaatatattataatcttGATTAACatctaaaacaatttttgCCATTGGAGGAAGTGAATTGTTACATACCTTGAATTGTTGTTATCCCACAATAATGAAGATCCAATGTTTTCAAGTTTGGCAAATCTGCGAATCCTACATGCGccgataaaaaatgaaaatattacatttaaagGCATTGTATGTGATCCGCGCGTTTGATGAACATTAATTGTAcatttaatttgcttcttaTCTCAGGTTCAGTGGCCTACCTAGTGTTGTCAGATTTTGATTACCGCTTAAATACAACACTTGCAAGtttgtcaaatttgctaatcctgctaaaaaaaaacataaattttgtcaaTAACAGTTATGTCACTCTCAtctaaattgtttaattaaaataatatggtaaatattgaatgaatattaactgttcaaattgtttattttttttgtttctattgatattttaatatataccGTCACTTTTAGCATTACCAAGATTTGGAGTGTTTGAAtcataatttgtaaattagttTGCACTTTGagtaaacttgaaaatgtgaaaaaagcaattaaaaaaatggaaatatattataatcttGATTAACatctaaaacaatttttgCCATTGGAGGAAGTGAATTGTTACATACCTTGAATTGTTGTTATCCCACAATAATGAAGATCCAATGTTTTCAAGTTTGGCAAATCTGTGAATCCTTCATGCGctgataaaaaatgaaaatattacttttaaagGCATTGTATGTGATCCGCGCGTTTGATGAACattaattctatatttaatttgcttcttaTCTCAGATTCAGTGGCTTACCTAGCgttgtcaaattttgattatagCTTAAATCCAACACTTGCAGGtttgtcaaatttgctaatcctgctaaaaaaaaacataaattttgtcaaTAGCAGTTATGTCACTCTCGtctaaattgtttaattaaaataatatggtaaatattgaatgaaaattaaccgttcaaattgtttatttttttgtttctattgatattttaatatataccGTCACTTTTAGCATTACCAAGATTTGGAGTGTTTGAAtcataatttgtaaattagttTGCACTTTGagtaaacttgaaaatgtgaaaaaagcaattaaaaaaatggaaatataTTATCATCTTGATTAACatctaaaacaatttttgtCATTGGAGGAAGTGAATTGTTACATACCTTGAATTGTTGTTATCCCACAATAATGAAGATCCAATGTTTTCAAGTTTGGCAAATCTGCGAATCCTACATGCGccgataaaaaatgaaaatattacatttaaagGCATTGTATGTGATCCGCGCGTTTGATGAACATTAATTCTAcatttaatttgcttcttaTCTCAGATTCAGTGGCTTACCTAGCattgtcaaattttgattatagCTTAAATCCAACACTTGCAGGtttgtcaaatttgctaatcctgctaaaaaaaaacataaattttgtcaaTAACAGTTATGTCACTCTTGtctaaattgtttaattaaaataatatggtaaatattgaatgaaaattaactgttcaaattgtttattttttttttgtttctattgatattttaatatataccGTCACTTTTAGCATTACCAAGATTTGGAGTGTTTGAAtcataatttgtaaattattttgcactttgagtaaacttgaaaatgtcaaaaaagcaattaaaaaaatggaaatataTTATCATCTTGATTAACatctaaaacaatttttgtCATAGGAGGAAGTGAATTGTTACATACCTAGAATTGTTGTTATCCCACAATAATGAAGATCCAATGTTTTCAAGTTTGGCAAATCTGCGAATCCTACATGCGccgataaaaaatgaaaatattacatttaaagGCATTGTATGTGATCCGCGCGTTTGATGAACATTAATTGTAcatttaatttgcttcttaTCTCAGATTCAGTGGCTTACCTAGCattgtcaaattttgattatagCTTAAATCCAACACTTGCAGGtttgtcaaatttgctaatcctgctaaaaaaaaacataaattttgtcaaTAACAGTTATGTCACTCTCGtctaaattgtttaattaaaataatatggtaaatattgaatgaaaattaactgttcaaattgttttttttttgtttctattgatattttaatatataccGTCACTTTTAGCATTACCAAGATTTGGAGTGTTTGAAtcataatttgtaaattattttgcactttgagtaaacttgaaaatgtgaaaaaagcaattaaaaaaatggaaatataTTATCATCTTGATTAACatctaaaacaatttttgtCATAGGAGGAAGTGAATTGTTATATACCTTGAATTGTTGTTATCCCACAATAATGAAGATCCAATGTTTTCAAGTTCGGCAAATCTGCGAATCCTACATGCAccgataaaaaatgaaaatattacatttaaagGCATTGTATGTGATCCGCGCATTTGATGAACATTAATTCTAcatttaatttgcttcttaTCTCAAATTCAGTGGCTTACCTAGCgttgtcaaattttgattatagCTTAAATCCAACACTTGCAGGtttgtcaaatttgctaaTCCTgctaaataaaaacataaattttgtcaaTAACAGTTATGTCACTCTCGtctaaattgtttaattaaaataatatggtaaatattgaatgaaaattaactgttcaagttgtttattttttttttgtttctattgatattttaatatataccGTCACTTTTAGCATTACCAAGATTTGGAGTGTTTGAAtcataatttgtaaattattttgcactttgagtaaacttgaaaatgtgaaaaaagcaattaaaaaaaatggaaatataTTATCATCTTGATTAACatctaaaacaatttttgtCATAGGAGGAAGTGAATTGTTATATACCTTGAATTGTTGTTATCCTACAATAATGAAGATCCAATGTTTTCAAGTTTGGCAAATCTGCGAATCCTACATGCGtcgataaaaaatgaaaatattacatttaaagGCATTGTATATGATCCGCGCGTTTGATGAACATTAATTGTAcatttaatttgcttcttaTCTCAGATTCAGTGGCTTACCTAGCgttgtcaaattttgattataactTAAATCCAACACTTGCATGtttgtcaaatttgctaattctgttaaaaaaaatataaattttgtcaatAATAGTTATGTCACTCTCGTCTAAATTGTTGAATTAAAATACTATGGTaaatattgaatgaaaattaacatatactaAGGTTGTGATTAGTGTGCTGACTTGGTAATTATCTCAGTAGCCTACCTAGCTTTGTTAAAGAGCCACTAGTTATATTGTCGTTCCCGCTTAGGTCCAACACTTGCAAGTATCTCAAATTTGCTAATCCTGCTcagaaaacattaattttgatcaagacaatataaatatatattttgattaagaaattaattaagttgccTGACATGTATATCTGCTGGCCTGAAACGTATATGTATACCTTGCTTGGTTCTGGAACCTTCAATCTTATTGTAACGAAGATTCAGAGTGGTAAGTGAAGTTAGTGTATTCAAATATGGTAATATGCTGTcgttgaagaaattaaaaccaagATTTAACATCTTCAGCTGCTTCAAACTCCCAAAGCTATCGTAAGCTGCAAATGCATATGaagtgttattattaattagtcactgacaaaatatttatggacGAGAAATAaatgtatacatatatacgGACCTCTCTTCTCATAGATGCCTGTAAACCAATTCCCAAATAAGTGAAGGCTTCGCAATTCTTCAAAAGGATGAAACAATGACATATTTAGAAGCGAAGCCGAAGTTCCATCATAATAATACAATCTCTTTGTATAATTGAGTGAGAGTTGCATCACGCGTCGTGTGGTGGCGTTGCACATAACTCCCTCCCAATCATCACAACAATCAGACGGCATTCCATCATCCTCACCAACCCATGAAGGAAGAATTTCGTCATCATATCCAATATCACTGACTGATATGAAGAAGCTCTTGATTTCCAACAGAGCAGTCCTCTCTATTTCCAAGCATGATTTGTATCCATGAATTTCATTCATCAATACAATAATCCAAATTAGTGACATTAATGAGAACTTAATACAGGAAGTACTTTCCATTGCAGAGCAACTTTTCATTTGGTTAAAATTCATTGTTCAATGAGCAACTTTCCATTGCAGAGCAATTTATACTAAAAGTTTATCGCAGGTCTTGCAATTTCATTGGTTGAAGACTTTTTTAAGACTTTCCAATACATTGCCATCTTTGAAGACTTGTAAGCATTCCATCGCCATCTATGAAGACTTGTAAGCATTCCAAGTTTTGCAACATTTGACCAACGGGAAAAAGCACTTCATTAATACCCCGTGGAAAATATAGATAAAGTGATtgtaaactataaatttttccAATAGTTTGATGGAGATAAtcataactaataaaataaaagttgactgagagaatttaaataatttaaccgTTTGTTTTGATTTCCATTGCATTATCAGTCAATCtattaaataatgtgttttgagaagaatttgattggatgtttgttaagtttaaattaatttattagaaaatcaataattaatcaacGTAAATCTTCATCTATGTTTAGTTAGTGTGGCGTTGTCTGAAATGACAAAAAACATAAATGTTATTTGAAGCTCTTGTGACCCTTTGTGTTCATGCATTTGAATCAAAGCTACTAAAATCAAAGATATTGGGAATCCTTAATAAGGAAAGTTTCCATTGCTCTCAGTCTGCACTCTTCATTACTATTGCAATCACTTGAAAtgactaaaaaagaaatttcgtATAAACTTGGGACAGCGGTAAGAGTCCAATTTAAATGACAACTACgtggaaaattaaaattttgcatatATTATTACAACTACGTGGAAAATTAAAGTTGACTGACTTTCAAATTAAGCCAACAAACAAGTGGCCATCAATTCTTTTTCCACTAACAATTAGTGGCGACGGTcaatactataaaataaaagttgactatgaatttatgtaatttaagaGTATGATTGGCCTTTTATTGAATTGTATGATTGGATTTGCactaaattatcaaaaaattattcaaggatttatattctaaaatatttagtgagtttagaaaattattttattagatttttgttaatttttttattatttgatggccaataattaatcaagtaattttccatatatttttgataatttactCATAAAAGCGTGGACGACATTCAAATGACATTTTATATGATGTATGATATATGTAGAGGTGAAATTTAAATAggcttaattttataaataaatacatatgtATTGCAGCATTCAATCATTGTGTTAAAGCGCCAATCACGGTGACCACCAAAACCTATGAATGATTAGTCCATCAAAACTCAATGTATGCTCAATTAATATTTCCTATCAAGATCAAATTTTTTGCTCTATTGCTTCACCAATCATGAGCATAAAAGCTcgatttatacaaaaattacgaatttatgaaaaaaatgtcacaattattataattggaagttttattgatttttaaagattgattcaatcaattttaatgttaCTGGACAATCgatcttaatattaattcaaaatcaatCTTTATAGCGATTGGCAcatataaagataattaattttggtcTCTATAATGACTGACGAAGACTTGTAAGACCTGGACCAATGAGGAAAAACGCTTCATTAATACTCCATGGAAAATAAATGTTGACTCACTTTCAAATAAAGCCAACATACAAATGGTCGtcaattctattttttacaaaaaattgaTGGAGATAgtcaactaataaaataaaagttgattgaggtaatttaaagaatttaggCGTAAGTTTGggttttaaattatcaaataatttattccacTAGTGATACTTAAAAAAGTGCTTtggaattaataattcaatagGATGTTTGATATATTGGAATTTGTGAAAATCAATAATCaactattttttatacatgtttAGAAATTTATCCGGTGTGTATAAGGTCTTGtatatttcacaataaacatGAATTAGTACATCCATCGAttgacataaaattataatcatataatCAAACACGCACACTACAAGGCGACCTTCGATTGACGTATTCTGTCAACTAACCTGTGGGACATAGAGGATGTGTGTTAACGTTAACCAATGTTGGCGCCATCTCGAGCTAATTCTGTTAAGGCCTTCACTCCATAGTCTTAACATCTCAgtgaacaataaattcttcAGATTCGTATGGTAAATGAAATGCACAACAAGGCATAAACCCCGCTTGAAAGAAAGATACAGTAAAGTAGTGGTATTGGAGTATAAACAATACTCGTTTTTCTATCTTGGTGGTTTCTTGATAGTGTTCAAGTATCAGTACTCGAAGAAAGATAGAGGAaagctaaagaaaaataagctaattCATCATTAACATTATATGAAGGagattcatcatcatcaaaccATGAACTAAGAGTTTCAATTACTGTTTCAAAAATTCCTTTCTAAAATTACGATAAATTTAATAGCTaatagaaatatttcattatataaatcaaatttcaaacttgtaaggaaatatgtaaaaatattggttttcaaatatttttctatatatattttttaaatttaaaattagtgataGAGTCAGTCAACCAATAAATCATCAAGAATTGTCCATTGCGTCCCCAATTTGATCAGCATTCTTGAAAGCACGGAAAATTTCCAGTTTTTACAAGTCAAGCGTGGAGTGTACGTTTTTATGTTAAAGATGGTTGAGTGGCGATCACGTTTTACTTTGCAGCCTGCCTAACCAATTTCAAAGCGTGTTTCACGGATGacttatttttatgaattggAAACTAGCACCAATAGACTTTTCTctgtaaatataaaaagttCAAATGAATACCTTCAATTACTGTTTCAAAACTGTCTTTCTAAAATTacgataattattttctattgaaTTGTATGCTTGGACTTGCATggaattatcaaataattaatctatACAAGCATTGAATTGTAGTGAAATAATAAGTAAACTATGGCCTGGTACTGTCGTTTTGTGCGTTCTAGTGGTATTGTAGTATAAACAATACTGGTTTTTCTATCTTGGTGGCTTCTTGACAGTGTTCAAATATCAGTGCTCGAAGATAGATAGAGGAAagccaaagaaaaataagctaattCATTAACATCATATGAAAATTGCACGCAACTTTTGGAtgataaattacaaatatgtGAATGAAAACTCAgaaacaaatttttgtttacaGGAAAAATGTAACTGTGAAAGAAAGTAAAAGAGAGCAGAGAAACAAAAAACAGAAGATTCCATTCGTCATTTCATAACTGATATTCCTAGTGCAAATGCGCTAATATTCAAAGTCCATAATTCTAAATCAAAATCACCAACAGACACCTGTACATGAAATACTCAGGCCTTCACTCTGGACTTAAGACCGCATGTCCGAGAAATTCGTCAGATTCATGTAGCAAATGAATTGCACAAGGAGGCataaaaattagtatatttttCAAGAACCCGGCTTGAAAGCAacgaactaaaaattaattcataaaagttCAATTACACAAAAAAGAAGGATAACGATAAACTATGCCCTAGCAAGATCACGGATGAAATATACAAATTTCACACGGCAATATAAACAACAACCAGTACATGCATCAATGAAAGAAAACCATGGCCAGCGCCAATACGAGTTCATCCAAAGGATTCATCTTAATTGCAGATTCATCTTCGTCTTCTCCTCGATTGGATGTTATTGCTAGATTTTCCTCTGTTCTGGTGCAACTCTTATTAATTGTTGGACCACAAAGACCCAGATTATAACTCTTTTCATCAAACCTGCCAAATTGTTTTTTGTCTGGGATCAGACCAGACAAGTTCTTGTATGACTCGTTAAAGTTGGATAAATAGTTGATGAGTGATCTGAAGATCACTGATAagaaattttgtcatttttgtttggtaaattattcGTAAAATTATGGTCTACtctgaaattacaaaaataagcataataaatttgaataaaggaAAGCAAAGGAAATTGAGAAGGAAAACAGAGGAAggctaaagaaaaataagccgACTCATCAGTAACTCAAGATCACAACTTTTGGATGTTTTAAGCCTCTTAAATTTCAACAACTATTCAAGTGATGACCACTTAATTGATTATTAGAAATATCAAGAACTTTGAGATTGGTGACCCTCAAAGTTATTTGAGCTTAGATCCAACTCaaaaagattcttcaaattacATAGTCCtgcttgaaaataaaagatcaaaattttatagaatgAAAACTAATTATAGcgaattcaatcaaaatccaGTACaagacttaaaataataatagagtgATGTGAACTTTTTGCTCATCATAGCCCGAAGTCCTTCTTGTTTAACATTATGATTTTCTGAGGAAGAATTTGTTCACGTGATGTTGTTCATTGGACAATGGTTCTGTAACCTCTAAACCTATTGGATAATGTAAAGAGAAActcataatattttagttgtcttcttaaataataaattgtcttaaaatacaattaatttgtcttaaatttaatttattcctcagcattcaaagaaaaacaaaaagaaaaaaagaaaaacacaaacGAACTGGTcttcatatataattttgtccAAGTACTTGATCAACAAATCATTAGGAATGAAGTGTATCAGTAatgcaaatatttaattatcatgttTCAACATAACAATTCTGTGTAAATTGTTCACGTTAGGTTTCTAGAGAActgtttatattattattaattactactCAAATTCAATGCTTCCaagtatttgaatttaattagcTAATCCTGTATCAAGAATTAATGAACATAAGATAAATGTCATATTAgttagatttagattttttttttccagttttGATGTATAGATATAAATAATACTTCAAAAGCATTGAAATGTAAGAGCTATTAAAAAAACGTTTTTCATTCAAAGCTATAAGTAATGAAATGAAGATAGATATCAttgttgatttaaaaaaataaataaattcagaaaaaaagaaagagtgaaAGAAATGAGCAGGTTATGTTAGAAAATAGTGATGAGTATGTTAAGgactaaaatttattaaagaaagcaGTGGttctatttgaaatttgatcaagttagaattagtcaattatgcaTCGAGAATCAAAAGAATGAAGAATGGGAATTCAAAATtagacttaaaaattataataaagtgATTAGTTAAGATCCAATTAAGCtgatttactaaaaaaaaaaattgaaaaataaagggCCATAACATTGCCAAAAGGACTAGGAAACTAAGTAGGAAGGGGTGATTGTTGCGGAATACCTTGAAGTGTGGTTATTCCACAACCACGAAGACCAATTGCTTTCGAGTTTGTCAAATATATATGCCAATCCTACAACAATATAAAGCAAAATGttactataaaattattgtagaaGACTGTGATCGTTGTGATAGATCGGTAATTTCAGTAGCTTACCTAGCCTTCTTAAAGAGCCGCTTGTTAGATTGAGTGATCAAAACAATagacataaatattttaagagaTTAACTTGCCTGACATGCATTTCTGCTGGCGTCAGACATATATACCTTGCTTGATTGTAGAACCTTCAATGTTATTGGAACGAAGATTTAGAGTGGTAAGTGAAGTTAGTGTATTCAAATATGTTGTCGTTGAAATTACCACCAAGATTTAAGATCTTTAGCTGTTTCAAACTCCCAAAGCTGTCGTAAGCTGCAAGtgcatataaattattatcattaattagtcactgacaaaataattatgaatgaGTAATATACACATGTGCTTGTACCTTTATTCTCATAGAAGCCTTTAAACCAATTATCAGATGAGTCAAGGCACTGCGATTCTTCAAAAGGGTGAAACAATGACATACTCAGAAGGGAAACTCCATAAGAATAAGAGTTATAATCAGAGTagttgatttttgttttctgattGAGTGAGAGTTGCGTCATCCGTCGGGTGGTGGCGTTGCACTTAACTCCCTCCCAATCGTTACAACAATCAGACGACAttccatcatcatcaaatcatGAAGAAAGAATGTCGTCATCATATCCAACATCACTGGCTGATATGAAGAAGCTCTTGATTTCCAAGAGAGCAATCCTCTCTGTTTCCAATCATGCTTTGTATCCATGTAACTGAATCAAAGCTATGCCAATCCACAATGACAACTTCATCAAaagcattttctttattaatattaactgCAAGAGAAACACTCACAAGATTGACCTGTCAATTGTTGCTCTCTTGAAGTTTTTCTGGTTGTCTAGCAAATACATGACTTACATATGCACACATGGAAATGTTAGCAAACTAAGTCTTTGATACACTATCAACTTGATAGtcagaatgaaaattttgcgCATTTCcttgataattaaagaaaaagagaagtgaATGAAGCAAAAGATTCTGATGACccataattatgtaaataaatacaagACTTTACAATAGATTAGACCACCAATTTGTGCTTTTTCGTCTAATAATAATGCATCTGCTTTAACGAGGCTTGTCTTTCTCTCGCAATGTAAATTCTTGCCAAAAAAATACATGTTATCTACTGgtgaattaatttgttaaaataaaggattaaaatttaaactgaGTAAAATATTGGCGCAAAGAAAGCTACTGgaaaatcatcaaatgattGTTAAGGTAAGATACCGTTGCCATTGAACATCAAGTGATGAAAACATCAAAAACCCCATAAATATATTTGACTCCATCGGTAAAAATTTAAACCCAGTTGCAATCAAGTGTCATTTCtcaatttgttatttttcccccaaaaGGCGCGGTCAAGTATTTAAAAACAGTTTTGTTCAATTAACCATTTGAGTTCGAAATGAGATGAagggttaaaaaataaatttcggCTTTACTCACTCCATTTACctttaggggaaaaaaaaattaatttttggtcAAGCTGACTTAAGTGCATCATGTGCAAATCACGTGACATCAAAAGTTACCATGTAATTTGTCTTTATAAGTGTTTTCTGCTCCTGAAAacgaaaaataacaaaatggaAATGCTTTTAGCTTCTGGCTAGACATTTTCAGAAACGTTTTTCATGAAGAGAAAACGTTTTTGTAAAGAGGCATTGAGCGGTCACTCTCTTATCGTGGCCTGTGGCtggggatggcaaaatcctccACGGGTTTGGAGCCCCATGGAGCCCCACCCCAAAtggggaaaatttttaataatttttggggaatggggtggggagtgGGAGAAAAGTAATCCCCAAATTATTAACGGGGTGGGGTTTGGTATTAcactccccaccccacccccaccccaatccccattatatataaatatgttttcaatttttattttattaactataatgtcaattaataattttttaatttttatgtaatataaacataatatgagtaaaagaaaaccctacaatattttttaactttaaaatattattatattttcttttctcttttaaggtgctgctctctttaaatatttttcacttttaatatcagtttaaaatattgtttcaaacttttagagatttttaaaaaaatttaaacaagtaaatggggaatggggtggggatggGGGAATCATTCCCCACGTGGGGATTTCCCATCCCCaacccactaaatttattggggaatggggtggggaatagaggcaaaaaattttaatggggtggggaatggggtaggcatccccacccccaccccgccccattgccatccc
This window contains:
- the LOC127903777 gene encoding receptor-like protein 14 isoform X3, encoding MSSDCCNDWEGVKCNATTRRMTQLSLNQKTKINYSDYNSYSYGVSLLSMSLFHPFEESQCLDSSDNWFKGFYENKAYDSFGSLKQLKILNLGGSTIKQGLAYIFDKLESNWSSWLWNNHTSRFDEKSYNLGLCGPTINKSCTRTEENLAITSNRGEDEDESAIKMNPLDELVLALAMVFFH
- the LOC127903777 gene encoding receptor-like protein 14 isoform X2, which encodes MSSDCCNDWEGVKCNATTRRMTQLSLNQKTKINYSDYNSYSYGVSLLSMSLFHPFEESQCLDSSDNWFKGFYENKAYDSFGSLKQLKILNLGGSTIKQGLAYIFDKLESNWSSWLWNNHTSRFDEKSYNLGLCGPTINKSCTRTEENLAITSNRGEDEDESAIKMNPLDELVLALAMVFFH